From a region of the Nerophis lumbriciformis linkage group LG06, RoL_Nlum_v2.1, whole genome shotgun sequence genome:
- the srgn gene encoding serglycin, with protein sequence MTATLLIVACSFLVLQNAQAVPKTAVYKFIKCRPESDRANCVTQQGPEMEWSPDLPSKLPASSAQYLEALPVDKDEGPAVRMNELADDGSGYEGSAGQFLDTFDVNTEREMGSGESGTPRYTEHYKVGRPYSQAFRRFLRGSRQDLEEPAEKELKEDHLLQF encoded by the exons ATGACTGCGACCCTCCTCATCGTCGCCTGCAGCTTCCTCGTCTTACAAAACGCACAAG CGGTGCCCAAGACTGCTGTGTATAAGTTTATCAAGTGTCGACCTGAAAGCGACCGAGCAAACTGTGTGACTCAACAAGGACCAGAGATGGAGTGGAGTCCTGATCTGCCGTCCAAACTGCCCGCTTCAAGTGCCCAGTACCT TGAAGCCTTGCCTGTGGATAAGGATGAGGGTCCAGCCGTGAGGATGAACGAGCTAGCTGACGATGGTTCTGGTTATGAAGGCTCTGCTGGTCAATTCTTGGACACATTTGACGTGAACACGGAAAGAGAGATGGGGTCTGGCGAGTCTGGGACCCCCAGATACACAGAACATTACAAAG TTGGACGACCATACTCGCAGGCCTTCAGGCGATTCCTCAGGGGCTCTCGGCAAGACTTGGAGGAACCAGCTGAGAAGGAACTGAAAGAAGACCATCTTTTGCAGTTTTAG